TAAGTGCTCGTGTTTATTTCTCAAAACTCGTTTACTCTCTCCGTTTGTTGATAGCTAGCAACCAAATATACAAtttggttatttttttttttgttttattttgttttgttttttgttttttgttttgttctttttttacagTTTAGCTTTCTCTCTAAGCTGGCACTTGACTTGTAAATATAAACATTTTTTTGTATCTTTTGATGCTTTGTTTTCACTCTAAGGTGGCATTGGACTTGTAAACAATGTTAAATACGTGGCATCATGTGATTCATATCTCTCTATAATAAATAACCACCTCAaatctcactttctctctctttggGTCAAAAGAACGATGCAGAGATAATTGAAGCAGGAGGCACATGATTAAGTAAGTTCAATGGCGGGTTTTGCACTTCGTAGAACGTAGACGTAGTATACTCAGTGTGTATGCAACGCAACGTTATGTGGCCGATGCATTCTATTGATTAAACAGGTACGTTTATCTACAtttaagtttatataatttggaTTAGTATAGAATGGAATTAATCATGGCACAACGTTCATACACGCTGGTGCACAGCGAGTTGGGTTTGAAACTGAGAGGGACGAGGACGACCAAAATCGGCTGTCTTAATTTTCACCTAAATATACTACATTGTTAGCAGCTAACActctcattttattttctttaataaaCAAGAAAATTTATTAAAGATTAAGAGAAAACAAAGTTCTGTTCTCTAACAAGATATATGCAAGATTAGGGGAAGAAAATTGGAGTAACACCCAATACTGGGTTTATTCGACAACTTAGAGCGTGTTTGGATACCTTCTCAGGAAGAAAAAGTCAATCCCAAAAATTATAAACAAAAGGATTTTGTTCCATTAAACACATTTACATTTATTTGCTTCATGAAGTCATTTTGATATTAATTCTCAATAAAACTTTAAAGTTTTCTAACTTCAAAGTTTTCTAACTTTAAAGTCGAATAGCAGCTCTCCAAGGTTATCGAAGGTCCGAAACACCACCATAGGGATTGAATGGCCAACTTATATCTATTcacaaaaataaaagatgaaaAATTGCACTTTTGTTGTGCGTGGTTAATATGTCATGATGGTGTAGGTGAAGTGTAAGAATCAACATAGATATTTAAAAAAATTCCTCTCTTACATTTCTGAAAAAGTGAATTTCTTTTCATCCTTGAGAAGAATTTTAGGGAAAATGAATGTCTATCCTATGGATTTAGACATTTATCTTtacatacattccattggagaaactCTTACGTCTCTTCATCCACAAAGATCATCGCGTTATCTTTTtcggaaaacaaaaacaaaaaccaaaaaagaagGTACAAACAACAACCGACTTTCACCCAACTTCTACTTCTCTTCAAACCTAACTATTTCTATCATATAAattctccttttctctctccCTCGTCGATTAATGATCATATATTATAGTATAAACGATAGAACTCATTTCGGTCACTCCAtgatcttgtgtttatttttctttaaatgaGAATGTCTTCGTAGATTATTGATCCAAATTTTAATAGAAAAGTGATAACCAATTACCAATTTAGCATCAACAAAATTAATGTCAGACAATTATAATCTTCAAGTTGTATATATAAACCATGTTAAATACATCGCATGATATGATTCATATatcattctctctctctctttgggATCAAATCAAAGAATGATGCAGAGACAATAGAAGCAGGAGTCACAAGATTAATTAAGCTCAATGGCACTACGAAGAACGTAGTATACACCGTGTGTACgcaattcaacattttctcaactcACCAGATAGTGCTCTGTGGCCAATTGATTCTATTGATCAAAAAGGTGCGTTGTTCAACGTTGATAATTAAGTTTGTGTAGTTTGGATTAGTATACAATAGAATTATCATGGCTCAACTCACATATGTGATGCCTCCGATGTTGATTTTACTCTCCCTGACAGGCTTTTTTTTCTTCCCGAAGtcaacaatttgaaatttggtcCCAACAAAACCTCCCACTTTTTTTACTTCGTGTTTGAATACGggtatccaactcaaaatcaatttgaATTAtaaaaccgcaggatcttagataaccaGACAATGTGGGAATAATAATCTTAACATGcctcctcacgtgtagcctcattggatctaacacgtggacaattgaATTAGGTGACGCGGAGAAAAGGCGCGATCAAATGGCTCGTCGCAAAAAACCTATTCTGATTCCATGTTAGAATACggtcatccaactcaaaacctcTGAGATTTTTACTTCTAGAAGTCCGAAAAACAACTTCTCAAGGTGTATCGAAACACCCCCTTGTAAATAGAATCCGGAAATTGATTATcatctattaaaaaaaataaaaagcaaatCGAAAATCCTAACATTAGAAAGACGCTTTATAGCACAAGTCAAAAAGAAAGGCTTACAGATCACACAACAATGTTACtagtaaaaatcaacaaaatatttcaggtcatttttacgaaaaaaACGTGTATTGCCTGCGCTTTTCGGTAAGAATTCGTTCTTGCTCTTTATACATTaaatccagtcagaactagacacaTAATGGGTCATTCGAAAACTTAcggatcatagaaaaatatcacgtgtaaaaatcaacaaaatattccaGGTCACTTTTATAGAAAAAACTTGTGTTTCTTCTATAATGTTTTTATACTTAACTAAAGGAATTCCATCTGTGGATGATTGAATCACTAGTTTCGCATTAGCTTCTTTACAGGGGCAGAGCTAGGGCTCGGCTTTCCCTGGCTCAAGTCCCTCCCAACGCCCAAAATGTGATGTATCTACCTAAATTAATTGGGCTAAAATGCTATAGCCTAAAATTAGGCTTGAACCTACATAGTGATGAAAAATTGCAATTCTGTTGTCGTTTATATATGTCATGATGGTGTAGGTGAAGCCTAAGAATCGACATAAATACCTCAAAAAAGTTCCTTTCTCACGTTTTGGAAAAAAAGTGAAAATCACAACAATGATGTTGATTCTTACGCTTCTCTCTTTCGGAAAAacagaacaaaaacaaaagacaACTAACTTGCACCCAACTTCTACTTCTCTTCAACTTAACTCTTCGTATAacttctccctctttctctctctccccCTCAGCAATTATGAGATATTATCTTCAGAATTAAACAGCTAATAAAAGATAAAACTCATTCCGGTCACTCCAtgatcttgtgtttatttttgcTTTAAATGAGAGTCTTCAAAGATTATTCATCCATATTTTAACAGAAAGGTCATAAAGAATGACCAATTTAACATATATAAACAATATCAATGTCAGACATTTACACTCTTCCAGGTTGATTGTTATTCTTTTGCCTTTCTTTGATCAACAAGACCTAATATATACGTTTTCTTGTTATCTCAAAATAGCAACATTGGCGCACTCAATTACATGCTGCAGAAATGATGTCCTCTGTGAACACTTTCTGTATATGCACGTTACGCTGCTTGTTATTGTTAATTCTAATCAACAATTACGCATGGGACACATCTGCTTTGAGCAATCTTGAAGACGGTGTAAAATTGTATGTACAAGATAACCATGTGAGTAAATTTtactttttgtgttttattttctattagtACACAATTTGTTCCGGTATACTTTCTAGGTCATTCAAGTGTTTCTTATTGCTGTTTGTTGAAGGTGGTGATGGATAATGGGTTAGTTCAAGTGAATATATCCAATCCTTCTGGATTAGTCACTGGAGTTCAGCACAATGGTATCGATAACTTGCTAGAAATACTCAATGAAGAACAGAATAGAGGGTACATATTTGTTCTCTAGCTACCCTTATAATACCTACTTCTCGCTTTGACTTTGACCTTGAGtgcgctttttttttttttttttttttttttttcttgaactgATTTATGGGTGTATAGGTACTGGGATCTGTATTGGACCCAAAGGGGAAACGAAGGATCACAATTTTTGTAAGTTAAAAGAAAACGGTTTTAGTGAAAGTAGCAAAAGTATAGAGTAAAAcatttgaattcatgaaattaaatGAGTTTTGCAGGATTAATGGAACTAGTTTTAAGGTAATAGTTCAAAATGAAACTCAAGTTGAAATTTCGTTCACAAGAACATGGAATTCCTCGGCTTCCTCATCGTCATCAAATCCATCAAACTCAAACAGTACAGAGGGTCTTCCCCTCAACTTTGATATAAGGTATTAACCGATTGatcctacttttttttttttgatgctcaATACCTGTGGAAGTAAATGGAATATCAGTggttaaattttttatttatttttggatgcTCTATACCAGTGGAAGTAAATGGAACATCAGTGGTTAAATAACTTTGTGCAACTTGCAGATATGTAATGTTGAAAGGCTCGTCAGGCTTCTATACATATGGCATCTATGAGCACCTAAATGGATGGCCAGATTTCAATCTCAACAGAACTAGGGTCGCCTTCAAGCTTCGGAAAGACAAGTAAGAAAACTAGCTAAAACTAGCTAGCTTGCTCGTACTGATATTTGATAACAACGTATATAATCTCAGGATGGACAAATCTAAATTCCTAACTTTGCTTTTGTTGTGTCGCGGTGGGGATATACAAATTATTAAGGTTTCAATATGTAGCTTTAAGTAAGACACGGCAAAGACGAATGCCACTGCCAGAGGATCGTGAACCACCAAGAGGCGAAATACTACAATTCAAAGAAGCAACTCTCCTTGTAGACCCTGTTGAGCCAGAACTAAAAGGCCAGGTACTTATAAAATCATCGACTTGCTTGAATTACCCTGTTTTGGTTTGTGGACCTTGTGGTAATGAAGTTGTTACTGAAAGTTCCAAGTTTGCATTATATTCTGTTATGTGTAGGTGGATGACAAGTACATGTATGCAAAAAATAATGAAGACATAAAGGTTCACGGGTGGGTTAGCTCTGACCCTCCAGTAGGTTTCTGGCATATCACAGCGAGCGATGAATATCGAGGTGGTGGTCCTCTAAAGCAGGATCTCACCTCACATGTTGGTCCTATATCTCTCACAGTAAGTTCTATATAGACCCTTTTCTAAGTGATTTTTAAGGGACCATGGGTTTATTAGGCCACCTATCCTGTAGTTATATGGGGTGTCATAaagtgttgaaatgactaacctattcttaacctaatttaatttaaaatcaacctaataaccacctatatatataaccaccaccgcccaccaccgcccaccaccgctgattaccaccaccacctccgattatcaccaccaccaaccaccgattaccaccaccgtcCACCACCGATTGTCACcactaccacctcctcccaccaccacctcccaccaccgccgattaccaccaccacctccgattataaccaccaccaaccaccgattaccaacaccaccaaccaccagcacctctatatatatagcttaatttaaaacattaacaaagatattctcacaaacccattacttgtcattcgtttttggttgaataaatgagaagtaatcatcaaaatgagttgaaaatggaagtcgCAGAGaggtttaattaaggtttttttcagtaaagttcggttacgtcgcaaaacgttcggtttcgtcgcaaaaagtttGGTTATCTCgaaataattttttcttaaccaaactcagagttcggttgattcgcaaaaaatacttttaaccgaactccttatattagaacaacacaagtccataagtccggttccttcgcaaaataaggatatcaccgaactttaagttcggttggtagagcaatttgatatgtaaccgaacacacaagatgtacccaaataaattgttaagttcaaaattcggttacctaccattttatactaggtaaccgaatatagcactgtaactttgttttttttcggtgagttcggttagatacgcttttggataaaagtttgcgaaccaaccgaacttctagaccctaaagttcggttacattgcgggcaaaccgaacattacactgtacgaccgaaccctccattaacgagcgagttcggtaacctgcgtgtttggaaaacgttaccgaactacacttttaggcgtgttcggttacatgttcttgacatatgataaccgaactggcccaaatctacataaaaaatttcattttttgaaagtttggagcaattaaaccaacattatctaagtttgaagcatacctgataacccaaatgctcttcctctagtggtggttggtaaaatccatcgttttcatcttgagattgagtttggggaagaatacaatcaccatctaagaaataactcatatctggatcattgtgaagattaacaaatactctaagagaggaaggagatgaagattcagatgtgctatcatcaattgaatactcaagattagtgaactcaaaaaaaaaattattttccatgtgtttcttctttatcttctctaactttactctctcaataattctacttctttagcttaatcatttcactaatgatttcactaatcattattcaaattaatcgaaagagtagttaggtattaatataaatatctagataaggggtgacctaaatttacttctaaatgtcttactaaaaatagaaccatggccCCCAAAAAACcctggtcccaaaaaatcgttcttttccAAACTTCCAATGCTAATCTAGTGGACTAGAATCAAGAATTGATTGCATTACCTACTCCTCATCACTCAGGTGTTTTTCAGTTCCCACTATATGGGCCAGGATAAGATACCCATGTTTGGAAATGGAGAACCTTGGAAAAAAGTGTATGGTCCGGTATTCCTATATCTTAATTCAGCTCCACCCGGTACAAATGAAAGCGCATTGTGGGACGACGCCGATGAACAGGTTTAGCTTTCTTTTGggatctaaaaaagaaaaaaaaagaaattgatctTGGTTAAGATTTCTCCCCTCCACCTCAATTTGGAAATAaagatttatatttatattttgttttgtttttagctgCAACAAGAAGCCCAGAAATGGCCGTATAGTTTCATAGCTTCAACCGACTATCCTAAATCTGATCAAAGAGGCACAGTCAATGGAAGAATACTCGTCCGTGACAGGTATTTGTAATTTATCTTAGTAGAAAATTGTCTGAAATTTATTACAGAAAGAATATGCTGACAATCACAATATACACTACAAATGAGTATGAAAATTGGAGTACAAGATGCATtgatttcttttttatgtttttcagGTTTGTAAGCAAGGAAGATATACCTGCAGTAGATGCTTACGTTGGGTTAGCTTTACCAGGAGAAGTTGGGTCCTGGCAGACGGAGTGCAAGGTGTTATACCCATCAATTAATTTATACGTTTTTATCTACTTCTCCTTTTAAATATCAATGTCTCGTTTGAATTTTCAACCCAAAGACATTGCTTTTCATTCTGTCGTTTAGGGGTACCAATTTTGGACAAGAGCTGGTCCTGATGGTTCATTCACAATTAAGAATGTACATTCTGGAGATTACAATCTCTATGCATGGGTTCCTGGCTTTATAGGAGATTACAAGTATGGAAATCTCATTACGGTTAAAGCAGGTATGTATACATATATAACAATTTCTCTTCTTTTAATTACTTCAGTTTTGCGCTGGTTAACTTATACTCATCCATTCATTATTAAAACAGGAGAATCCATTGAATTGGATGATGACCTTGTTTATGAGCCTCCAAGAAATGGCACTACGTTGTGGGAGATAGGTATTCCTGACAGAACCGCAGCCGAGTTTTTCATCCCAGATGTTAACCCTAAATACGTTAATCCACTATACATGACGCAAGACAGGTTAGGATGGTTTTTTCTCTAGATAAAACAATGACACGACAAAATTAGAAATTGGAGCATGAATTCTTAACTTTGCTTCTTTCCCTGACTTGATTTGTACAGGTTTAGACAATATGGATTGTGGGAGCAGTACAGTTTTTTATATCCGAAAACAGACCTTGTTTACACAGTAAACAGAAGCACTTACCAGAAAGATTGGTTCTATGCGCAGGTTACTCGGTAGGGGTTCTTGTATCTTTTACTGCACTAAATTAGTCTAGCCAGTCCATCATTTATATTACACCTAACATGTTTGAGACAATagtaaaagaaaaatgaaatgtacTTGTTTAATTAATAGGAAGTTGGGAGACGCTAAGTACAACTCAACAACATGGCAGATAAAGTTCAACCTAGATAGTGTTGATCAGGGCACGATTTATAAGTTGCAAGTGGCACTTGCATCCACAACTGGAGCAGAATTGCAAGTATATGCcaactatttatttatttattttgaaatttaGCCATCTATTTATCATTCAAGTTTGTTCTTCTCTCTTTCTAGTTTCTGACTTCTTGACTGGTTGGGCTAATAattgtcttttcatttttttctttgaatagaTTCGACTCAACGATTTGAATACAGAAATTCCTCATTTCACAACTGGAGGAATGTACAAGGATAATGCCATTGCGAGATATGGTATTCATGGACTGTATTTGTTGTTCAATGTTGATGTAAAGAGTGATTGGCTCAAAGATGGcgaaaacacaatttttctttcaCAAGTTAGAGGTGAAGGTCCGTTTAAAGGTATAATGTATGACTATATACGTCTCGAAGCACCAGCAGACGATGAAAGAACGAATGCGGAAGCAAGGCTATATAGGAAGCCCACTAATTATCCAACAGCTAACCTAATTAATTCTCCCATGTAGTTGGTAATTAACTTGGTATACATATCTTGCTTGTATTGGTTGAAAGTAGAGAGTTGAAAGAGCAGTTGTCGTGACGTTGGAGGTTTGTACTTGAAAGGGAATCAAACCTTAGTTAGTGCAGTGGAATGGAGTAATCAAACCTGTTTTTGGATAGAAATATCCAAATCTCCCCATTTGATGAATAATTGATCTTATTACCCTatctgatgatgctgaaaatctaGGTATATTacgatgatgttttttttttttgatcgagaaATGAGAAATTTATTGAAAGGAGAACCAAAAATTACATGAATCAGTTATAAAGGTAAAATTGAAagcaaaactaaagaaaaatggaaaTACAATCCTTGGAGGAGACGTAAAGACATAAGAGAACAGTGAGAGTTTAATCCCAATAGAACACTAGTGGATTGCccgtgccataatggcacggGTCATAAGGGGTTGCTGGTGCTACGGCTAACGCCTTGTCGGTGTGTCGGGTTGATATTCACAGATTTGTAAGGAATATTGCTAGGATATTTTGTTACCAACAACataatttaagaaaaaaataggttttattaAGTAGCAGGTTGTGACAACTTCTTTGATAGCAATTCAATGATCATCGATACTAATTATTCGACCTACAGATGATGGTCCAACTTCTTAAGACTTTAGAGTAAGACAACTCATTTTCTACTTGTCAGCGACATTTCATGTGCATAATTATTGCACTAAAGGCTCAAACCATATGCATTGGAAGATCACGACTGCGGAGTTAAGACTACAGGTAGAAGATGGTTTCGCGAAGCAAGAACTTCATGAACGCGATTAGGTGTACGGTAGCGCCACAAAGCTTCATTACAAAAAATATTAGGTTTCCTGGTCATTCCACTCTCTCTCTGGATCATGCTTTTGTGCCAAAGAGCTTCATTACAAAAAATATCAGGTTTCCTGGTATTCCACCATCTCTCTGGATCATGCCTTTGCGGTCCATCTCTAGTATAAACCGAAACAAAGGTAATTACATATAAAAGTAAACAGTTTGTAAGAGAGTAAACATAAACATTACTGACATAATTAGTATTTTTGTCCATGACAACATGACTTTTGAAACAATAAAAGGTGCAAAATAAATAAGTTTCATCAATCATCATCCGGTACATTGTTAACAAACACGCATAAAGAAAACAATGCAAACTATTGATTCATAGTTAATAACCAGAAACACCTTAAATCCAAGACTAAGATGATTTTAACATATATTGGCGTGGATTTTTTTTGTCAAGAGAATAAATTTTCTATAATCTTTAGTGATAAGTATAACTCTACAAACTAAATTGACAAAAGATGGGTTTAACGATAAACCACGGGTTCTTTGATGCATTCTTTTGTCAACTAAGTTtcatgaaaaggaaaaaagaactaTTCATAAGGACAGACCTATAATACTTAAGAGTAATTTTGGGATATTATAAAAGAAGAAATGCACTTAAATGTGTAATGCGATAGAGGTGTTTAGCAACTAAGTCCCTGAATCCAAATTAATGGCTTTCCCTCCAAGTGCACCATTTCCCTTCATTTTTATAACATATGAGGTTAGTATCATGCACTGTCACGACAAAACTGAACCAGAATAAtccaattaataataaataatccaATAGGGGTTACATGGAGCCTACAATTTAGTCAAACTTGCGGTACTGGAGTGTCACGCATCATGTACCGGTGCCTGTTGGCTCTTCATTTAGTGCAGACTTGGTAGAGATGCTAGAACACCCATCACAACAGCACCAACCACATACGACTGGTTATCTATAGCCCTGTGATACATGCAATAATGGTTTTCTCATAGACATTTACACAAACATGTAATAACTTGAAATCTTTATAACTAAAGTTTGATGTAAATTTCTGCGTCATGGACACTCTCAATGACATTGATGAAAATGTCTGTGAACCAATCTAGAAGTAATTCAATCAGTACCCAATTTTGTATTTAGAGTTTGTGTTAGACGGAATTCAATTCACCCAATTCCGAATCTGGAAAATGATAAAGATGATAATCTGGAATTCAATCAAAACTATAAACTGTAAATTCGAAATTAAATAATGAATCAAATTAAGGaccggaattgatgaagatgaagaaataaacGAAACACTGACTCTATACCAACTAATTCAACATTGAGCCTAATTAAAACCCTAACAATCAAACTTAAAAGTCCATAAATTCAAGATCAATTGAGTTCAAAAAATTAAAGCACCACTGAAAACCCTAACTATACCTTCACTACCGCCATTAATGGAAGCTTAAAAATCAAAGTTTGAAAAAATCCTGAGTGTTCCTAtaaatgaaaaccaaaaatttgaCCAAGTTTAATTGAGTATAAAAGGGAAACTTGTTCTACGAAGATGATGATTTATTCTCTGGAAAACGTGGTAGGCGATAATGATGATTCTGGTTCTAGAACTGGATCTTATTTTGAATAACGATTCAATTTGAGTAAAGTCTAAGGGAGGAGGTGGGTGGTGGTGGAAGGTTAAAGGAGGTGGAGAAGGCTGGTGTGGTAATTCTCATCCCATCTTCGCCGTTGGTTTTGTTAAAATTGAATTTCAGAGTTGAAACAGGTAAAAAACAGGGAGGAATAAACATGAGCATATTAGCCCTTGGTTTCGTCCAAAATCACGACAAAATAAGAGAGAAACAGAAGTACAGAGGGGCAGCTTTGTAATTTCAAATGGGACACCAAAATTTTGGTTACCAACACCAAACGAATCATTTTTCTTTATATTATAGATGTTCTTCCTCGAAAAGATGTACAAGTCTTGCCTAAATTTAAAATCTCTTTTGAAGGCACAACTCCATGCCAAAAAGGATGTTTTGACCTGTATACTTGgaagtgagagagatattttttCTCGAAA
Above is a genomic segment from Papaver somniferum cultivar HN1 chromosome 10, ASM357369v1, whole genome shotgun sequence containing:
- the LOC113315046 gene encoding probable rhamnogalacturonate lyase B isoform X1, whose protein sequence is MMSSVNTFCICTLRCLLLLILINNYAWDTSALSNLEDGVKLYVQDNHVVMDNGLVQVNISNPSGLVTGVQHNGIDNLLEILNEEQNRGYWDLYWTQRGNEGSQFLINGTSFKVIVQNETQVEISFTRTWNSSASSSSSNPSNSNSTEGLPLNFDIRYVMLKGSSGFYTYGIYEHLNGWPDFNLNRTRVAFKLRKDKFQYVALSKTRQRRMPLPEDREPPRGEILQFKEATLLVDPVEPELKGQVDDKYMYAKNNEDIKVHGWVSSDPPVGFWHITASDEYRGGGPLKQDLTSHVGPISLTVFFSSHYMGQDKIPMFGNGEPWKKVYGPVFLYLNSAPPGTNESALWDDADEQLQQEAQKWPYSFIASTDYPKSDQRGTVNGRILVRDRFVSKEDIPAVDAYVGLALPGEVGSWQTECKGYQFWTRAGPDGSFTIKNVHSGDYNLYAWVPGFIGDYKYGNLITVKAGMYTYITISLLLITSVLRWLTYTHPFIIKTGESIELDDDLVYEPPRNGTTLWEIGIPDRTAAEFFIPDVNPKYVNPLYMTQDRFRQYGLWEQYSFLYPKTDLVYTVNRSTYQKDWFYAQVTRKLGDAKYNSTTWQIKFNLDSVDQGTIYKLQVALASTTGAELQIRLNDLNTEIPHFTTGGMYKDNAIARYGIHGLYLLFNVDVKSDWLKDGENTIFLSQVRGEGPFKGIMYDYIRLEAPADDERTNAEARLYRKPTNYPTANLINSPM
- the LOC113315046 gene encoding probable rhamnogalacturonate lyase B isoform X2, encoding MMSSVNTFCICTLRCLLLLILINNYAWDTSALSNLEDGVKLYVQDNHVVMDNGLVQVNISNPSGLVTGVQHNGIDNLLEILNEEQNRGYWDLYWTQRGNEGSQFLINGTSFKVIVQNETQVEISFTRTWNSSASSSSSNPSNSNSTEGLPLNFDIRYVMLKGSSGFYTYGIYEHLNGWPDFNLNRTRVAFKLRKDKFQYVALSKTRQRRMPLPEDREPPRGEILQFKEATLLVDPVEPELKGQVDDKYMYAKNNEDIKVHGWVSSDPPVGFWHITASDEYRGGGPLKQDLTSHVGPISLTVFFSSHYMGQDKIPMFGNGEPWKKVYGPVFLYLNSAPPGTNESALWDDADEQLQQEAQKWPYSFIASTDYPKSDQRGTVNGRILVRDRFVSKEDIPAVDAYVGLALPGEVGSWQTECKGYQFWTRAGPDGSFTIKNVHSGDYNLYAWVPGFIGDYKYGNLITVKAGESIELDDDLVYEPPRNGTTLWEIGIPDRTAAEFFIPDVNPKYVNPLYMTQDRFRQYGLWEQYSFLYPKTDLVYTVNRSTYQKDWFYAQVTRKLGDAKYNSTTWQIKFNLDSVDQGTIYKLQVALASTTGAELQIRLNDLNTEIPHFTTGGMYKDNAIARYGIHGLYLLFNVDVKSDWLKDGENTIFLSQVRGEGPFKGIMYDYIRLEAPADDERTNAEARLYRKPTNYPTANLINSPM